A single Candidatus Poribacteria bacterium DNA region contains:
- a CDS encoding redoxin domain-containing protein: MQSLSHFVRFFAKRSLAVLIIASVIGTISVGFAKEKAEKVELDTIVKDFTLKDADGTSHALYKLSEEKAATVVLFLATQCPIATDYAERIVVLVKSYDEKRVRFIGINSNKQEKIKEIAEYSEKYGFKFPVLKDPENKIADYFGARRTPEVFLLDTERVLRYAGAIDNSPKVPTKHYLQDALDLVISGKDIPKSLKKTRAVGCTIKRVRKTNVDRTP, from the coding sequence ATGCAAAGTCTAAGTCATTTTGTGCGTTTTTTTGCAAAACGCAGTCTTGCCGTTTTGATAATTGCTTCGGTTATCGGGACTATAAGTGTAGGATTTGCGAAAGAGAAGGCAGAGAAGGTTGAACTTGACACTATCGTCAAGGACTTTACGCTCAAAGACGCTGATGGCACTTCTCATGCGCTGTATAAACTCAGTGAAGAGAAAGCTGCCACGGTTGTTCTGTTTCTCGCTACACAATGTCCAATAGCCACAGATTATGCGGAGCGAATCGTTGTCTTAGTCAAGAGCTATGATGAAAAGCGCGTGCGATTTATCGGAATAAATTCAAATAAACAAGAGAAAATCAAAGAGATTGCGGAATACAGTGAGAAGTACGGTTTTAAATTTCCTGTGCTAAAAGACCCGGAGAACAAAATTGCTGATTATTTCGGAGCGAGAAGAACCCCAGAGGTTTTCCTTCTCGATACGGAACGCGTCCTACGCTACGCAGGCGCGATTGACAACAGTCCGAAGGTGCCTACGAAACACTATCTTCAAGACGCTTTGGACTTGGTCATCAGCGGGAAAGATATTCCAAAGTCATTGAAAAAGACAAGAGCCGTTGGATGTACGATTAAGCGCGTTCGGAAAACGAACGTAGATAGGACACCGTGA
- a CDS encoding PHP domain-containing protein, giving the protein MLYTNPFQQQGEWYRGNTHSHSTESDGQLPMADRFAAYREAGYDFLVLTDHRKVNDVSAYSTSDFLAISGSEVHPSNPYGGATYHFVAINIHETLNCAKMHPNAVLDEIKAQGGEAVLCHPYWSGHTITDYLPLQGYFAIEVYNDTCMSIGKGFSEQAWDDLLDRGGPVLGIASDDAHGTEHDCFHGWIMVKAKDLTIESIMEALRTGAFYSTLGPEIEDMTSDGNEITVKCSEAQSIVFKAECSRGRRILPPEGELLTEATYSIPNGAKYVRVEVTDVTGKKAWSNPFCF; this is encoded by the coding sequence ATGTTATACACGAATCCCTTCCAACAGCAAGGAGAATGGTACCGAGGCAATACGCATAGTCATAGCACCGAGTCCGATGGTCAACTTCCCATGGCAGACCGGTTCGCGGCGTATCGTGAGGCAGGGTACGATTTCCTCGTGCTTACAGATCATCGTAAAGTGAACGATGTAAGTGCTTATAGTACGTCAGATTTCTTGGCAATCTCAGGCAGTGAAGTGCATCCATCAAACCCTTATGGGGGCGCGACGTATCACTTTGTCGCCATTAATATTCATGAGACACTGAATTGTGCAAAGATGCACCCGAACGCAGTGCTTGATGAAATTAAAGCGCAGGGCGGCGAAGCCGTGTTATGTCATCCCTATTGGTCCGGGCATACGATTACAGATTATCTGCCGTTGCAGGGTTACTTCGCTATTGAAGTCTACAACGATACCTGTATGAGCATCGGCAAAGGCTTTTCCGAGCAGGCATGGGATGATCTGCTGGATAGGGGTGGACCTGTTCTCGGTATCGCCTCGGACGATGCCCACGGCACCGAACACGACTGCTTCCACGGATGGATTATGGTAAAAGCAAAGGACTTGACGATTGAGAGTATCATGGAAGCCCTCCGGACAGGGGCGTTCTATTCTACACTCGGTCCCGAAATTGAGGATATGACATCAGACGGTAACGAAATTACGGTTAAATGTTCAGAGGCGCAGTCAATTGTTTTCAAAGCCGAGTGCAGTCGCGGTCGGCGAATTTTGCCACCAGAGGGTGAACTGTTGACCGAAGCGACATATAGCATTCCGAATGGTGCGAAATACGTTCGGGTTGAAGTAACAGACGTAACAGGTAAAAAAGCTTGGTCGAACCCGTTCTGTTTCTAA
- a CDS encoding PBP1A family penicillin-binding protein has protein sequence MLRFFYHLFQGVLTLFWLAGICVFLGIFAAIGFSGGMLVACWEDVRDIDLYRLEYDADIETWRQHLEVYSAVCEVQKTDKIAFLLDKLKRLEYKEVSELIPRLSAPGEYAVASDGTVRIHLRDFEYPNLDVKAGHVRISVKGGKITAIRNTDNSVRHNFYLEPEKIGEFADDEGSTRRLIPLLQMPDKLTGAFSAIEDRRFSEHWGIDLIRLAGAFKNNLLHGARLAGTSTLTQQLARNIYLFDQRSDRNVIRKAREILLAVKIEKAFSKDEIFERYLNHVDLGRSRYGGKTYHGVQQAALGYFGKEVSELDYHECALLAALPKGPYTFSPFSNPENALNRRNIVLDQMFDQAYITSESEWLASRDAPLLPQNLPRKGTRTALKEAGHFLDYVHEELGRLPELKDNLYSGGLKVYTTIDMSMQAVAEREIAKHLRVMDKTYGGSSLPDYDINKRNPRFHPINDYLQAALIAYEPKTGHIKTMVGGRDYNITADKINFYNRAVGSARRQPGSAFKPIVFAALLEEPAIVTPTTIIVDEAWGILPFPGQPMWYPRNYSEWFKGKVTVRDVLTSSINVPTAKAMLETPIAENGKWEGLNRVVDLSRRMGIKSPLDPVPALSLGASGVTVLELTSVYGIFANGGVQTKPVHIQYVLDTAGKIIYTSDDQQYDRVLDEKVAYQITSFMESVIQDGTGRRAGRMGLTRPAAGKTGTTNDNVDAWFVGYTADLVVGVWVGFDKNRLSRRNYNQEGAKAALPIWAQFMIDAARGPEKPFPVPKGIVFREVDKKSGLLKKIGKCPEENISREPFIEGQEPARLCTLH, from the coding sequence ATGCTTCGATTTTTTTATCACCTTTTCCAGGGGGTGTTAACGCTATTTTGGCTTGCAGGTATCTGCGTGTTTCTGGGGATTTTCGCTGCCATCGGGTTCTCAGGGGGTATGTTAGTCGCGTGTTGGGAGGATGTCCGCGACATCGACCTATATCGCCTTGAATACGATGCCGATATCGAGACCTGGCGGCAGCATCTGGAGGTTTACTCTGCCGTCTGCGAAGTGCAGAAAACCGATAAAATCGCGTTTTTGCTCGATAAATTGAAACGTTTGGAATACAAGGAAGTTTCGGAACTCATTCCAAGGTTGAGTGCTCCAGGAGAGTATGCAGTCGCAAGTGACGGAACCGTTCGCATCCATCTGCGCGATTTTGAATATCCGAATCTTGATGTGAAGGCGGGACACGTTCGGATTTCAGTTAAGGGCGGGAAAATCACTGCCATTCGGAATACAGATAATTCTGTGCGCCATAATTTTTACCTTGAACCGGAGAAAATCGGCGAGTTTGCTGATGATGAAGGTTCCACGCGCCGTTTGATTCCACTCTTGCAAATGCCTGACAAGCTCACGGGGGCGTTCAGCGCTATTGAGGATCGGCGATTTTCTGAACATTGGGGAATTGATTTGATACGCCTTGCCGGGGCATTTAAAAACAACCTGTTGCACGGTGCGCGTTTGGCTGGAACCAGTACACTGACCCAACAATTGGCACGAAATATTTATCTTTTCGATCAGCGATCAGACAGAAACGTGATTCGGAAGGCGAGAGAGATACTCCTCGCAGTGAAAATTGAGAAGGCTTTCTCTAAAGATGAGATTTTTGAGCGCTATCTGAATCATGTTGATTTAGGGAGATCGAGGTATGGTGGGAAAACGTATCACGGCGTTCAGCAAGCGGCACTCGGATATTTCGGGAAAGAGGTTTCGGAACTGGACTACCACGAGTGCGCCTTGCTCGCCGCCCTTCCGAAAGGTCCCTATACTTTTTCACCGTTTTCGAATCCAGAAAACGCATTAAATCGACGAAATATCGTACTCGACCAGATGTTTGATCAGGCTTATATCACCTCTGAATCTGAATGGCTTGCAAGCCGAGATGCCCCCCTGCTCCCGCAGAACCTGCCCAGAAAAGGAACCAGAACAGCCCTGAAGGAGGCTGGACACTTTCTTGACTACGTCCATGAAGAACTCGGTCGGTTGCCTGAACTCAAAGATAATTTGTATAGTGGTGGGTTGAAAGTTTACACCACGATAGATATGTCCATGCAAGCCGTTGCGGAAAGAGAGATCGCCAAGCACCTCCGCGTAATGGACAAAACATACGGAGGTTCGAGTCTCCCTGATTACGATATCAATAAGCGGAATCCACGCTTCCATCCAATTAATGATTACCTACAGGCGGCACTTATTGCTTATGAACCGAAGACGGGACACATTAAAACGATGGTCGGTGGTAGGGATTACAACATTACAGCGGATAAGATAAATTTCTACAATCGAGCCGTCGGCAGCGCGAGACGACAGCCCGGTTCCGCATTTAAGCCGATTGTTTTTGCGGCATTGTTAGAAGAGCCTGCAATTGTGACACCCACAACGATTATTGTTGATGAGGCATGGGGAATACTTCCATTCCCTGGACAGCCGATGTGGTATCCTCGTAATTATAGTGAATGGTTTAAGGGCAAAGTGACCGTGCGGGATGTGCTGACGAGTTCAATTAACGTGCCGACAGCCAAAGCCATGCTGGAGACCCCAATAGCTGAAAACGGTAAATGGGAAGGACTGAATCGTGTTGTGGATTTAAGCAGAAGAATGGGGATTAAAAGTCCATTGGATCCAGTGCCGGCTCTCTCTTTAGGCGCGTCGGGTGTAACAGTCCTTGAACTCACCTCAGTGTATGGTATCTTCGCAAACGGCGGTGTCCAGACGAAACCGGTGCATATTCAGTATGTGCTGGACACAGCGGGGAAAATTATTTATACCTCTGATGATCAGCAATATGACCGCGTCTTAGATGAAAAGGTCGCGTATCAGATTACCTCGTTCATGGAGAGTGTGATTCAGGATGGAACGGGTAGACGCGCGGGGCGGATGGGACTTACGCGACCGGCAGCGGGTAAGACAGGGACTACCAATGACAACGTGGATGCGTGGTTTGTCGGCTATACTGCGGATCTTGTCGTCGGCGTTTGGGTCGGGTTCGACAAGAATCGGTTGAGCCGCCGTAACTACAATCAGGAAGGTGCCAAGGCAGCACTGCCGATCTGGGCACAATTTATGATTGATGCCGCCCGAGGTCCAGAAAAACCGTTTCCTGTTCCGAAAGGTATTGTTTTTCGAGAGGTGGATAAAAAGAGCGGGCTCCTGAAAAAGATCGGTAAATGTCCAGAGGAGAACATTAGCCGAGAACCTTTCATCGAAGGGCAGGAACCCGCCCGACTTTGCACGCTCCATTAG
- the moeB gene encoding molybdopterin-synthase adenylyltransferase MoeB has translation MKSYRQIVEEAKTEIPEVTVDEVKSEQDQDSDFVLLDVRDEDEYRAGYIPNAVHVTRGMLEFSVENYIPDRNQKVVVYCAAGLRSLLAAKSLREMGYTDTISLAGGYRDWMAAGYPTEQDKPMTHEQLDRYSRHFMLTEVGEQGQAKLLDAKVLMVGAGGLGSPAGVYLGAAGVGHLGIIDSDVVELSNLQRQILHRTEAVGTPKVQSATTTIKSLNPDIDITPYNLRLTADNVEEIFSEYDLIVDGCDNFATRYLVNDAAVLMNKPIVHGSIFQFEGQVTLFKPHEGPCYRCMYPTPPPPGMVPSUSEAGVLGVLPGVIGVMMATEAIKYIIGIGEPLIGRLILYDALSMTYREMKISRDENCPLCGDNPVITELIDDYDAAAENPDTFAPAAD, from the coding sequence ATGAAATCCTATAGGCAAATCGTTGAGGAAGCAAAAACAGAAATCCCGGAGGTAACCGTCGACGAAGTAAAGAGCGAACAGGACCAAGACAGCGATTTCGTACTACTCGATGTGCGTGACGAAGACGAATATCGCGCCGGTTATATCCCAAACGCCGTGCACGTCACACGGGGAATGCTGGAATTTTCGGTTGAGAACTACATCCCCGATCGAAACCAAAAGGTTGTCGTCTATTGTGCCGCAGGACTCCGTTCTCTCCTCGCTGCCAAATCTTTACGCGAAATGGGTTATACCGATACCATCTCTCTTGCGGGTGGATATCGCGATTGGATGGCGGCGGGTTACCCGACTGAACAGGATAAACCGATGACCCATGAGCAACTCGATCGTTACAGTCGCCATTTTATGCTCACTGAGGTCGGGGAACAGGGGCAAGCGAAACTCCTAGATGCCAAAGTCTTAATGGTTGGGGCGGGCGGCTTAGGTTCACCCGCGGGCGTCTACCTTGGTGCCGCCGGTGTTGGACACCTCGGTATTATCGATTCCGATGTTGTCGAACTCAGCAACCTCCAACGTCAGATCCTTCACCGCACAGAGGCAGTCGGCACACCGAAGGTGCAATCGGCGACAACCACGATTAAGTCCTTGAATCCAGACATCGACATCACACCGTATAATCTGCGCTTGACTGCGGATAACGTCGAAGAAATCTTCTCGGAATACGACCTGATTGTTGACGGATGCGATAACTTCGCGACCCGTTATCTCGTCAACGACGCCGCTGTATTGATGAACAAGCCGATTGTTCACGGCAGTATTTTCCAATTTGAGGGACAGGTAACCCTCTTTAAACCACACGAGGGACCCTGCTACCGATGCATGTACCCGACACCGCCGCCACCGGGCATGGTGCCCAGCTGAAGTGAGGCGGGTGTCCTGGGCGTGCTCCCAGGCGTAATTGGTGTTATGATGGCAACCGAAGCCATTAAATACATTATCGGTATCGGCGAACCTCTCATCGGTAGGCTCATCCTATACGACGCACTCAGTATGACCTATCGCGAAATGAAAATCAGCCGAGATGAGAACTGCCCACTTTGCGGGGACAACCCCGTCATTACGGAATTGATTGATGATTACGATGCCGCGGCGGAAAATCCGGACACCTTTGCCCCCGCCGCTGATTAA
- a CDS encoding HAD family hydrolase, translated as MKDIRALVFDFGGTLDGNGIHWLERAYQFIHERHPEITREAFDAADKAAITEFALGDSSIEWSYQDGSMLPVGAVASEYAARCTLRETTEAIAVGIYKRLGLSEKMKAAYVDWFCEGAAQSLEENRRWLETLQDTYQLAVISNNFGNTRGWCDEYGLSALLEVIIDSTVLGIAKPDARIFEAALSELGVVPSQAIYVGDSYSADMVGGKNAGMWTAWLVGEQMKSCPDPSLVDVQLSHLHELTDFLEEK; from the coding sequence ATGAAGGACATTCGGGCATTGGTTTTTGATTTCGGCGGCACTTTAGATGGAAATGGTATCCATTGGTTGGAGCGGGCGTATCAGTTTATCCACGAGCGGCATCCAGAAATTACACGTGAAGCATTCGACGCGGCGGATAAGGCGGCAATAACAGAATTCGCGCTCGGTGACTCTTCTATTGAATGGTCTTATCAAGACGGTTCCATGCTGCCGGTCGGTGCGGTCGCGTCTGAATATGCGGCGCGCTGTACGTTGCGGGAGACCACCGAGGCGATTGCAGTCGGAATTTATAAGCGGTTGGGGTTGAGTGAGAAGATGAAAGCGGCGTACGTTGATTGGTTCTGTGAGGGTGCCGCTCAAAGCCTTGAAGAGAATCGACGATGGCTCGAAACACTGCAGGACACTTATCAACTCGCTGTAATTAGTAATAATTTCGGGAACACCCGCGGGTGGTGCGATGAATATGGACTCTCCGCCTTGCTTGAGGTGATTATAGACTCTACGGTTTTAGGGATAGCGAAGCCAGACGCTCGCATATTTGAGGCGGCTTTGTCGGAATTGGGTGTTGTGCCGAGTCAAGCGATCTACGTTGGGGATAGTTATTCTGCAGATATGGTTGGCGGTAAGAACGCCGGCATGTGGACTGCGTGGCTTGTTGGAGAGCAGATGAAGTCGTGTCCAGATCCCTCTCTGGTAGATGTCCAACTCTCTCATCTGCACGAATTGACCGATTTTCTGGAGGAAAAATAA
- a CDS encoding glycosyltransferase family 9 protein codes for MQNILVCQTGGWIGDMVLLTPALRALKQAYPESHLELLLRPRVADLMDLHPYVDACIVDEKTAGHCRSLPRLVRRIRDKSFDLVVVLHPTSFRNALLPFLARIRIRVGTNVGGRGILLTKSCRDDTNVHEVHRYLRVLRLLDIDTPSDALEFWHTDADRHFIENLLRTEGVSFDDRLIAVNLGTTWTTKRWDLTKFTEVIQQITRLVPEAKVVLTGSFTEQRLTEALPPSLPTVNLVGKTSILQLGALLERCEVCLTCDSGPMHIAAAVGTPTVALFGPTDPMRHRPYGIGDTVIEKSVSCRPCYKRRCHRQDAPHLCMQEIGTDEVVKAVETKLYQKDCIV; via the coding sequence ATGCAAAACATTCTGGTGTGCCAGACAGGTGGTTGGATCGGTGATATGGTACTGCTGACCCCGGCGTTACGCGCGCTGAAGCAGGCGTATCCTGAATCCCATCTGGAACTTCTATTGCGTCCGCGCGTCGCGGATTTAATGGACTTGCACCCTTATGTTGACGCCTGTATCGTTGATGAAAAAACAGCAGGACACTGCCGATCGCTTCCGAGGTTGGTCCGTCGGATCCGAGATAAATCTTTTGACCTTGTTGTCGTGTTGCATCCTACCTCATTCCGAAACGCCTTGCTACCGTTCCTTGCGCGTATCCGCATTCGCGTTGGGACGAACGTCGGTGGACGTGGTATACTGCTAACGAAGTCTTGTCGGGATGATACAAACGTCCATGAGGTCCATCGGTACCTACGAGTGCTGCGACTGCTGGATATTGATACCCCATCGGATGCTTTGGAGTTTTGGCATACAGATGCTGACCGGCATTTCATTGAAAATCTCTTGCGTACCGAAGGTGTTTCGTTTGACGATCGACTGATCGCTGTTAACTTAGGGACCACGTGGACGACAAAACGTTGGGACCTTACAAAATTTACCGAGGTTATCCAACAAATTACGCGTCTCGTCCCAGAAGCAAAAGTCGTCCTAACGGGTTCATTCACTGAGCAGAGACTTACGGAAGCATTACCTCCCTCGTTACCGACAGTTAATCTCGTCGGGAAAACATCGATTCTGCAACTTGGGGCGTTGTTAGAAAGATGCGAAGTCTGTTTAACGTGTGATAGCGGTCCGATGCACATCGCAGCAGCAGTCGGTACACCAACGGTAGCCCTTTTCGGTCCGACAGATCCGATGCGACATCGTCCCTACGGTATTGGAGATACGGTCATTGAGAAGTCTGTCTCGTGCCGTCCGTGCTATAAGCGGCGCTGTCATCGACAAGACGCGCCGCACCTTTGCATGCAGGAAATTGGAACAGATGAAGTTGTAAAAGCGGTAGAGACAAAGTTGTATCAGAAGGATTGCATCGTTTAA
- the lexA gene encoding transcriptional repressor LexA: MAKTLTGRQREIFNYIQTRIKEGYPPTIREIGRQFGFSEKAAHDHLNALEKKKYIHREDGKPRAISILKEADPKLATSKWLEGQNANLALAEVSRDVIEIPIFGRVAAGEPLLASQNIEGTLPMPTRMLNDYECFALRITGSSMIGVGILDGDFVIVRRQSNADPGDIVVALVEDEATVKRFFIDGNRVRLQPENPTIKPNLFEVQDVMILGKVIGLHREM, encoded by the coding sequence ATGGCAAAGACCTTGACGGGCAGACAACGCGAGATTTTCAACTATATTCAGACGCGTATCAAAGAGGGGTACCCACCAACGATTCGCGAGATAGGTCGCCAATTTGGATTTTCTGAAAAGGCGGCACATGACCATCTCAATGCACTTGAGAAAAAAAAGTATATCCACCGGGAGGATGGTAAACCACGTGCAATTTCCATCTTAAAAGAGGCGGATCCGAAGCTCGCAACCAGCAAATGGTTGGAAGGGCAGAACGCAAATCTGGCTTTGGCGGAAGTGTCCCGGGATGTTATAGAGATCCCGATTTTTGGACGTGTCGCTGCTGGCGAACCCCTCCTCGCATCACAGAATATTGAAGGGACCCTTCCAATGCCGACGCGCATGCTTAACGATTACGAGTGTTTTGCACTCCGTATCACCGGATCGAGCATGATCGGTGTTGGAATTCTGGACGGTGATTTTGTCATTGTTAGAAGACAATCAAATGCCGATCCAGGGGATATTGTCGTCGCACTGGTTGAGGACGAAGCAACAGTGAAACGCTTCTTTATTGATGGCAATCGAGTCCGGTTGCAACCGGAGAATCCAACGATTAAACCGAACCTCTTTGAGGTCCAGGATGTGATGATACTCGGTAAAGTCATTGGGCTTCATCGAGAAATGTAG